The sequence TGTTGCCATGGAGCATGTGATCACAAAGCACTAGTCACTGGTTGATTTTTCTCTAGGACAGTAAAACAAAGATATTGTTACTTCTTATTCTCGCTGTGCCCTTGAAGTACAGTAGAAGGCCTTGAGGCACTGACTCCCTCAGTAGTCATGGTCATGTCAGTTGTTCAGAAAGGGCGGACCATGCACTGATTCTATTCTCTTTCCAGCTGGTCCAACATATCCCTGAAGCCAGCTTAAACTACCAGAAGGTTCTACTATCGCCAGGTTCTACCGCTGTCATGGACCTGGATCCTAACATGAATGACCAAGACCCAAGCTCTAAGCCACGGTGGAACCGTGAAGAGGTCACTTTCCTGTTAACACTTGTTTGTCCCTTTTAGAATAGTACTTTCACTACCTATCAATGATTTGGAAACCTAGGAATATAACAAATAGCAAAGCTGGCTCATGCATAAACAAACTGGCCCTCAGGCTACACAAAAGGATCTGTTGCAGTTAGTTTTGGTCTGCTGGGAATTAGACTAAAGTATATTTAGGAGGGTGAAACTACTTTGGGAATACTTGAGTGTTTGACGTCCGCCATTTTCTCCCTCCAGGTGATTTTGGACAATCTGATGTTGAACCCtgtttctcagctctctcaggcCATTCGGGAGAACACAGAACAGCTGGCTGAGAAAATGAAGTAAGGGAACTTGATGTACCTCAGAGCTCTCACCTTGTGTTTCTGTTAAATAGAAAAGTGCTAATCCATTATTTCATCTCTGCTTGGCTCAGTTAGattatatattttctttttttcCATCAGGGTTTTATTCCACAATAAGACTGAGGCCTGGGAGGAGATTGAAGCGAAGATCAATGCTGAAAACGAAGTACCCATCCTAAAAACATCAAATAAGGTACAACATTTGTAGCCAGCCACACATCTTACATTGGTAGACATTTTGGTGTAAAACTGAGGTCATCATATATGGGAAAATGTTTAATTGTCGTCATTTTAATTCTACTCTCACAGGAAATCTCCTCCATCCTGAACGAGCTGAGAAGAGTACAGAAACAACTAGAAAGTAAGAGTTACACATGGctcgttttttgttttgttataatcTTCCTAAAATGGATTGGGAGTGTAATGTTGAATTGCTTGTCCTGAACGGCCTCATGTCTGCATAACATATTCAGAACCTGGAAATAAAGCTGAAAGCATATGATCCAGTTGGCCAATGAAATTGAATAGAACACTGAATGTTACTTTGGTTCTGTAGTGATCAACAGCATTGTGGAACCTGGTGGAGCTGGCATTGGGAAACCTAAGGTGGCAGCGGTGGCTGCTGCTACTTCTGCTGGACAGGCCACCAGGTCCCCCTTACGGCAGAAGAAAGCCCCAAGTAAGCCCACTGGGCCTGGAGACAGACAGCGTGGGGCCAGCCCCTCTACCAGCCCCACCACCTCCAAACACAACACCAACGAAAGCACCAAGAGGTCCACTCGAGGACACAAAGGGGCAAACGTTGTGGCCTGATCAGTGATCCCAGGGCTCTGTAGCATCTCTTGATGGTTATAATATAAAACCATCATgacacagtatactgtacattggTTTTGACTGGTAAAGGTGTAACTGAGTACCGCTGTTTAGAATTGCTTCTTCCACATTGCACAAGCTCAAGTAAAAGTAGGCAAAGCTGGGTAAAAGAAGTGGTAACTTGTTGCTTGCTTTAAATAGTGGATTGTGGACAAAATAATGTCCATATGCcttgtctactctactctactatgtgCGATGTGTGGTTGCCCAGTACTGTAGGCTTGgcctagtctgggtaccagtcttttCAGCTAACATGCAGCTCTTAGCCACTCCTGTCATTTGGCAAATGATATGActggcaaggagtggaatgttataGCTGATCAGACAGCAACCAGGCTAGGTTTGGCAAGATGACCAAGATAAGACAGGCTACATCCTTGCCCATTCTTTGTTACCATAGTGATGATAATCATAATAAAAAACACTACTAGTTGTCCATGAGAACATGTGCTGGACTGCTTCAATATTATGGCAGAATTAGAGTTATGTGCTTGTCTTGTAAAATATGATTCATGAAATGTTCCTGAGCGACTGGGACATTTTACTGCTTGGCAAAAAGCTACTGCTGAATGAACGGACCACCactcttactttttttttttttgattgtCTGATCGTGAAAATTCTGAAGATGTGTTCTATATGAATGTTGTGTGTAGAGAATGTTAGGATAGTGTATCAGAATGTTTGAGATTCCAAACAAATACAGTATACAATAAACAGCATCAGAGGGAGGGGAAAAACATACTTGGCAAAACATTTTCATATGCTGTCATTTTGAACGAATGAATTTGTTAATTTAGGTCAAACAACTATGAGGTATTATTTAAGTCCTCCATTTTGTCATTCTCTACCAAGCTTTGGATGACGCTGTATCAATGATGAAGCTTTATGGTTGTGATTTCATGTTATTGGCAGTGGCACTATATTTCTGTCAGGGTAGTCGATAGTATGGTACTGACGTAGCTTCTTCTGGTGTGTCTGAAGGAGAGAACGCTTAAGGATTCAAGAGTGAAGCGATTAATTAACGTAGATGCTTCAAATGAGTAAATTGCCCCAAATTGACTGTATCGTAGTGTGCTAGCTTTGTAAAAGGTAGAATGGAGCAGTTCTTTATTGtcccctgtatgtgtgtgtgtcacaggaggttggtggcaccttaattggggaggacgggctagtggtaatggctggagcagaatcagtggaatggtattccatttgctccgttccgttATCatcagccgtcctcccctggtgtgTGTGCACTAAGAGCACTTGTAAGTTCTGTATCTGTTGTGTGCTGAGCCAATGTCACAGTTTATTCCCGCCGTCTACCAAGGCAGCTGGGATAGGTGGGAATGTGTGCGAAGAATGCTGTATAGATGTAAGTTAAAGAATAAGAActgacaaaaaaatattttgtgaaAGTGCATGTGTACCATAATTATGTAGTTTAGTTGGGTTCAGGCTAGTTCACCAAATGTGCACTTTTTCATTGAGATACACCTCATAACACATGGGTGGAACTGAAAATAAAGCAGTACCTTTAATTAAGCAGTAAATACAATGACTTGTGGCTGAAATGTAGATTTCGCAATGTTTTAACTTTCAAGGGCAGGCTGTTTTAGGGTAGTGCTTATCAGTTTGATTTCTGTCAAGTACTTAAGCCTACAACAGACCATATCTATGCTAAAAGCAAAGTTTTTTTTAACAATCATTAGTGCCATGGTGTTCACTGACCTTGAAGCCATTGAGAATGTATGGATTTGTCATCTACCCAGAACAGACATCTGACTATCGCGCTGATTGTCACTTCTGCTGCTAAGGGTGATGTCAGCATTGAGCTACTTGCTTCTAAATATACATTTTGTTACAATGCATGCAACTCAAGTATCAGCTGTATtaaaaattgttttaaaaaattacTGCAAAGTGCAAACCAAACTTTATGTGAATATTTGTCAGGTATAtgtcaaaagttttttttttctaTGACTGAGGTTATGGTCAGACTGAAGGCTACAATGTTGTTTCTAAATTAAACGGTTATGTTCTTCCagatttatttaattatttttgtTGTACTGAATATATTTATAGATGTCATGGACCAGTTTGTTCATCATCATGAACATTGATTTGTACCATCATATAATTTGTAATAAACTGATTTCAGtcataaatgtattttattccAGATGTTATATTCAACAAAAAGTTGATGACATACAGAACAATTACACTAGTACACTACATCACATTGTTAGTTGACGGTACATTTTGGGAGGCAATTTGTCTAATGTTCCAGCTTAAAGTGAATGCAACAGTGCTATTGGTCTGGGTTTTCCAAGACTAGCATTGTGGGTAGGCCTACACTTTGGGAAGGACTTGGGAACAAAAGGTCAAATCTTAGATTATTCTTGTTCTGATGGGAAGCATTGCAACAGAACTGTTCCAATAGACTAAACCATGCCTGCCCTTCTTGGGTCATGGGCGTCACATCACACTGTGGATTACAGATGTCTTGGGCCAGTCCCACAAGTCTCAATCTCTGCTACTGTATTTGACAATAGCTGTCCAATGATTCCCAACCAAACAGAAATGTAGCAATTTTGTCAATAATGTTATTAGTTGATAGTCTAATATTGCCTCAGGTGTACAAAGCATGGGGCGATAGGTAGCCTAACAGTTAAAGGCGAGCCTCCAGCCGGAGGGTTGCCAGTTCGAATCCTGGGTTTGATGGAAAATATCAGGTGGTAAGTAAACTGGCAACCGGAAGGTTGTtggtatcaaatcctagatgccactgcctgccgttgtgcccttgagcaaggcacttaaacctccCACAACAACTGCTCCACTAGTGCCCAATGGCAGCCCCCTGCTCCAacctgtgtatgtatgtgtttttcAGAGGAGTTGAGTAAAAGCAGAAGTCGAATTTCAATCGTGTCTTGTGTACAATTGATGAAAAAAAGTGCTCTTAAAAGTAGACAGTGAAATTCCTTGTCAGGAGCAAGCACAGGCGAAAATGGGCGCGTTCAAGCAGATCACTTTTTTCAAGTTGGTGACTGTCGTTGGTCACCACCTTCCAAAGTGTGTTGCATTACGGGATGAACATTTTCCAATTTGTGCCTACATGAACTTCAAAAAACTGTGATTAATGGTCATGAAGTTTCTGCACTTGCTCTTTACCAACTTCATCCTACAGCCATCACCTGCATCGTGGTTCTATAATCAACCACTTTTTTTCTTCTCACGCTACTGTTTGAAGACATCACTGAAATCAAGTTTGACGTGATTCATGTCTACAGCGGATATATACAAATGAACGTGATGTTTGAGGCTCTCACTGATCGTACAATGTAGACACATCATTTCAGTTCGACTGTGATATGGGAGTTGGAGACATTATTTTGATATttataaacaatggcaacactgccatgttgatctgagcTTTTGGAAAACCCTATTAGTGTCCGAAGATGCACCTTAGACGAGTCCACAGTCGGTTGCGTCAGCATTTCCACTCAAAACGCACCCATTGAGAGGAGCAAAGTGCAACACTTCGAAATCTGTGCATCATCGCGTGGGTTTTCGTCACGGTAGCCAGGGCaccaaaacagcagagaagttgAGCCTTGAGTTTCCACGCGTTTAgttgcggaaattgacccactgCGGTTAATTTTCTGAATCATATAATCTACCAAAGTTAGTGacaccagtacagtaggtggcagtaATGCGCAATTAACGTTGATACTTGTTAGCCAACCAcaccacagaatgaattgtgttGCCTGCTTTCGCATATGTACTAGCAAGCTTTATTAGCTAGCTTTAGAAGGCTTCCCTTTGTTTTTGGTTAAAAGTAACCGGCTTTGAGGGGCTTTAATGTTCCGTGAAGCTCATTTAAAGACCATCGGTAAAGCGGGAACCAGCTGGTAAGTGATGTTAATTCATGGCTAGCATAGCACCCCTGCCTAACGTATTTTGATGAAACGACAGTGCCAACGTTAATCGGTTAACGTTACCTAGCTAAAGATCAGATGTTGACATTGTCAGCTAAATGGAGCACTAACGTCTGACTTCCCAAATTGCGTTCTCGGTCTAGATTTAGCTAATCAAAGTTAACTAGCTTTTCTTTTGCGACTTAGCCAACAATACTAGCTAACGCGTTAGCTTTTAAAATGAGGCCAGATCTCCATGGATTGTGCCTGGGCCGTCTAGCACAAGTCTTGCATGCAAGTTTAGCTAATAGCTAGCTGGCACATACATGGGAACAGCTTCCATTACAGATCATAAGATGCTAGGGGCGTATTAATTACGCCTTGTAACGAAAGTTAAGTATCAGAGCAAACGGAACGAGGCAACAACATAAATTTACCCAATAGAAACTGGTTTTCGTTACGAAAGATTCTGCTGCACAATGAATACAGCCCTGGTCTCGTGGGACAGTTTCACATTGACACTTAATAGGATACACACTAGGCTGTACACAAAAAAGTGGATTGTATAAAGAGGTTGACTGGTTTAGAGTTCAGAATGCCACATTGACAATTTAATGCAGATTAAGCAAGAATCCAGATAGTAGGGTTGTATTGAACACAGGCAGGAGCACATGTGGAAGGGTTGCAGGATAATATAGTTTACTAGGGAAAAACAAGAGGGAGGTAACACGTTAACATACAAGCATGACAGACAAGTGCAAAAAGCAGAATAAACCGAAGTGTATCAAACTGAGGATCTTACATACTGGACTGGCAGGAAATTGTACAAAATATGGCAGCAGCATATACACTTTGACAAACTCCAAGGATCTTAATGTTAACACATTTACAAATGTGCCAATAATGGAAAGTACAGCCACACACAccatggaagaaaaaaaataggATGTCCACCTCATACATTCACCAACAGGAATAAGCAAGTTTGGAGGGAACACTATTGCTTAAATAGACATGGGtgctaatgagcagagtggagACAGTTGTGGTGGAGCGTGGCCAGGGAGGAAAGGCGTGGCAAGAGGTTATGGATGAGGACATGagccttcacaacacacacacaaattaaatTCTTCACTGTTTGTGACACACTCatacctcctttctctccttcaccAGGCACTTTAGCCGGGCGATGGACGAGCTGGTCCATGACCTGGTGTCGGCGCTGGAGGAGAGCTCGGAGCAGGCGGCGCGGGGGGGCTTCGGGGATGGGGGGGACCACGCGCTGGCCGTAGGCTGCCTGCTGAAGAGACAGGCCCGGAAACGTCGTGGGAGGAAGCGACGCTCTGACAACCCTCACCCACCCTGGGAGACTGGCCACCTCAGTGAGGGATCTGAGTCCAGCCTGGACGAACACAAGGTGGGGAGGGGGTCTCGGGTAGGCCCTTAATGAAATGGTCTTGTTGTTATTGTAAAGGAATAGTTCCTTTGGTAACTGCTTTTTTCCCCCCAGGAAAGTACAGTAAGCAGATTCCTTAAGATAACAGATACTGTCCATTTTACTGTCTAagctaggtagcctagtggttaagagtattgggccagtaaatgaaaggttgctagttcaaatcccGAGCCAACTAAGTGAAAATAatctgatgtgcccttgagcaaggcacttaaccctaatgtcgttctggataagagtgtatGTAAAATGTTTGACTTTCTGAACGTCTCTTTGGCTAACCGTTTTTGTCTTTCCTCttgctctccttctcttcctcgcTAATTTCCTCTCAGGACTACCGCACCACCACAGGCGGCATTGCCAGCAGCAACAGCCACGCCCGTGATAACAGCGACTCTGATGAGCAGCTGGGGCCAAAGCGCCGTACACCCCTGAACCCCGACACAGGGCGTGCCAAACGTCCCATCTGGCAGGAGGACCTAGGAGGAGTGCCGGGTGCAGAGGGGTCCCGTAGTTTGAGGCGACGGCGCAAGGTCAAACGCATGGCCGTGGACCCCCCTCTGGAGCCGGTGACCTCCAGTAGCAACACCCCCATGCTCGGACCCCCACCCGTCCCCAAGCCCCAATCAGGGTGCAGGATCCCTGGGGTGAGCGTGGCTGAGGGCAGGGCGGGGATGGAGCtcgttggtggtggtggtggggttggaaGAGGGAAAAGCAGAGTAAAGAAGAGGAAACTGGCTGCCCACAGGCTGGGGCTGGAGGCAACTGATGaaggggtggtggtggagagtGAGGACGCCATTATGGGGCAGGCGGGGCCCAAGGACAAGATGGAGTTTGAGGAGCAGAAGGGCTCGGACGAGGACATGAGTGACAGGTGGTTAGTGTTTCTCTTGTATGCTGTGTTTCCCTGCTCCTCGGTATAGGCCTATACATTCACAGGTATGCTCACCTGGTTGGAAAGCAGTATTTAGGAGACTTGTTTGCTAGGTTATTCTTCCCATAGCTTCATCTTCCTGAGAGTTTTCCTTGTATGATGGGCAATGGAAATTGATTTCAGATTGTTCTCTTCTTCTTTTCCTATCACCTCTCCTCACACCCCATattttctcatttctctctctctttctctctctgttagtGAGACCAGCAGTGTCAGCAACAGTAGCGATGGTGGACTGTACACCAATGACGAGGGGAGGCAAGGTAACCAACTATTTTGCTGGCCACCAAATCTTGTTATTTACAGGAATGTCGGAGTACCATTTTTATTGTTACATGCTTTGTaaaaaaacaggtgtagactaaaagTGAAACGCTTACGGGTCCTttttcaacaatgcagagttaaagataaaaatataaatagtgacacaaggaataattacacagtgaataacaataatgagtaaAAAATAACATGCCTATATACCggcagtaccgagtcgatgtgcagtggtacgaggtagctatgtacatataggtagaggtaaagtgactagacaacaggagagaTAATTGACAATGGCAACAGtatatgtggtgagtgtgaaagtgtgtgagtTTGGCCTCAGTATGTAGTATGcatgtgtgttgtcagtgtctagtgtgtgtgggtagtgtccagtgtgtgtgcatagagttaGTGCAAACAAGGTTCAATGtaggtagtctgggtagccatttgattagctatttatcagccttgtttagcagtcttatgtatcaggggtagaagctgttcagggtcctgttggttccagacttggtacactggtaccgcttgccgtgtggtagcagagagaacgatCTTTGGctttggtggctggagtctttgttctctgataccgcctggtatagaggaacTGGATCAAATAACATTTGATCAAATAACACTTAttaataacaggtgtagactaacagtgaaatgcttatttacgtgTCCCTTTCTACctatgcagagttaaagatagaAAGAAATAGAAAAGGGGGCCATACTCatcaccctctgtagcaccttgcggtcggGTGCCTTGCGGTTTCCATAATAAGacgtgatgcagccagtcaagatgctctcaatggtgtagctgtagaactttgaggatctaaAGACACCACCTGGTTTACCACACCTTTGAACTTGAGATGGGTTAAATTCATGCCTATAACCTGTCACATGTAGCCTAATATAAAATGTACTTGTGAAGAAGTATTTCTTGCAGTGCAATGATAAACCAAGCATACATTTTGTCTCAGGAACAGGAATTgagaaatatgatttttttttctttcagcaTCTGTTGAGCGAATGCAAATGGGATGGGTAGAGGCTGCGTACAAATGTGTAATCTTTTGTGATTGACACTTTCATGAATGCAGACAGTATTTAAATCACATAAAATTATGCATCCAAGACTAACTAAAATCTTATCTGAAACATCCAGATAATTTTCACAGCCTTAATTTCAACCTGTCCTTTGCAAATTTTGCGTGGGAAGAATCATTACCTTGTGTTAGAGCTTTTCTCCCTGATCCCTAAACATCTTGGTCTGTGAGAGAATCGGATGTGTCAACTAGATGATTAATGCATTAATTCTATCATTTATGACATTTATTCTTGTGAGTACTGATTTTTCTAGACCAAGTTATGCCataagagaagctgcatgtacctAATTATttacaagttgactaacaaatcgCCTTCCAAATGTCCGAAATTATAAGCGGAAACATATCTAAGTTAGGCTTTAACAAAATATTCAACACCTGCTGTCCCATGTCATTTATAGCATTTGTTATCAACAAGGATAAAAATGTGTGTCTAGAAAAAGATTGTTCCAAAATCTGAGTAAATGTTTTGTATGAAAACTATTTTCCAAACCCTGACCGTTAACTTCTAACCTCTTCCCGTCTCCCAGCTGATGATgagcagagtgactggttctatgAGGGGGACCCGGGGGGAGCGTGTGGGGTGGCGGGGGTGATTccctggtgggagagagaggcaggggaggaacTGGACCTGGCTGACCCGGTCTTCAACAGCATCCTCACCGGATCCTTCCCCATCATGAGCCCCAGGGCACAGAGAGGTAGCTGGACCCAGACCTGtcggtttgtttgtttgtatctCTGAGCCCAGTACCATTTTGATTCCTGATCCCCCACTTGTCTCTGTTTTTCTTTGCGCAATAGTAGAACGAGTTACCCAAAGTCATTTGGCCAGTAGGGGGCAGCTACTGCAAAGGGTTTGTCTTGTAGCCTCTACAGCTGCCATAGTGTTTCTCCCATTCCAGTCTATGATGTGTGCACTGTGCTGTCTCTGCTGTGGCAGGGTTCCAGGCCAGGCTGAGCTGGCTGCATGGTGGGCCCCAGGGTCACGATTCCCAGGGCAGCCCAGGACAGGCCTTCAACGAGCGGCTGGGACGACACCACCAGGACCCCCCCCATTCACACGAGTCAGTCTACCTTACAACCCTCAGTCACATGACTTGTAGAATACTTGTCTACACTTTGTTTCTTTTTTTCCCTTATTCAGTTTTTTTCTATATTTGACTTGACTGTGTGCAAATAAACTAAACAAACCTATGTGTCGTCCACAGCCTGTGGTTTAGTCCGGGGTCTAGACGAGAACACGGACAAGTAAGGAATGCCTCTGTTAGTTCACCGCCTAGGTGCACTTTCAAAACAGTACCGACTGTTAAACAGTTGTGGCTGATAATGCCCAGATAGACGTATTTTACATTTTCTAATAGCTGTTAgtatattctctctgtctctctctctctctctagatgcaCTGGGACTCACGGACAGACAGAGGGCATCGGAGGAGCTGCTCAGTGAAAACAGCCAGCAGGTACATTAGGAATAATCCAATCAACAAATGATCTCACAAATGATACAGTGGTTCCATCCACAACGGTACATTGTTTCCAGGATGTTGCCAACACATGGATGAATGATTCCTATGTTCTGGTTGTGGTTCTACAGACAGACGAGTGGTCACCTGGGGTCTCTGTGTACGGGGGAAGTCAAGAGGAGACGCAAAGCAGCACCCCTTGGCTTACCTCCACCCACAGGTAAACTCTTTCTGACACACACTACTGCACTCACtcacttacacccccccccccccccctccctccaaccccgGTCATTAACCAGCTTTAGCTCTTGGCCCCTTCACCCTTCCTCCCTAACCTGGGCTGGACACCAGTCAGCTGGCAGGCTCTGCAGTCAGAGAGATACAAGATGAACCCTAAGCCAATCACGGTGGTGTATCACAGAATGTTCCTGCTCCCCTTCACCTCTGTTAGTGTGTTTTGGGGGAGTGGAAAAGGTTAATACCAGGAAAGGGAATGAGACTGGGGATATAAAGGGTTAATACGTCTTGGTCAGGTGCCCATCTTGGTTCTAGGAAGTGGATATAAAGGAGTGTACACCAATGGCTACAACTTGAAGTCATGCAACAGGAGTCTGCTCTATTGCCCACACCTCTCATTgttacagggccttcagaaagtgttcatacccctggacttattccacagccggaattcaaaatggattatagattttttttccctcaccaatctacacacaataacccataatgacaaagtgaaaacatgtttttagaaaatgttgctaatttattgaaaatgaaatacagaaatctcatttacataaagtattcacacccctgagtcgatACACCTTTGGCGGTATCAGCTTCggacatctggatttggggattttctcaagctttgttaagttagatggggagcggcggtgaacagcaatcttgtAAGTCTTTCTACAGATTTTCAATTGGATTCAACTCTGGGctttgactgggccactcaacgactttcacattcttgttctgaagccattccagtgttgctttggctgtatgcttggggtcatggtcCTGTCGAAACataaatcttcgcccc is a genomic window of Oncorhynchus kisutch isolate 150728-3 linkage group LG21, Okis_V2, whole genome shotgun sequence containing:
- the LOC109866714 gene encoding G patch domain-containing protein 2-like isoform X1, with protein sequence MFREAHLKTIGKAGTSWHFSRAMDELVHDLVSALEESSEQAARGGFGDGGDHALAVGCLLKRQARKRRGRKRRSDNPHPPWETGHLSEGSESSLDEHKDYRTTTGGIASSNSHARDNSDSDEQLGPKRRTPLNPDTGRAKRPIWQEDLGGVPGAEGSRSLRRRRKVKRMAVDPPLEPVTSSSNTPMLGPPPVPKPQSGCRIPGVSVAEGRAGMELVGGGGGVGRGKSRVKKRKLAAHRLGLEATDEGVVVESEDAIMGQAGPKDKMEFEEQKGSDEDMSDRCETSSVSNSSDGGLYTNDEGRQADDEQSDWFYEGDPGGACGVAGVIPWWEREAGEELDLADPVFNSILTGSFPIMSPRAQRGFQARLSWLHGGPQGHDSQGSPGQAFNERLGRHHQDPPHSHDLWFSPGSRREHGQMHWDSRTDRGHRRSCSVKTASRQTSGHLGSLCTGEVKRRRKAAPLGLPPPTGVVGESAGPIPETNMGNRMLQSMGWSPGMGLGPEGRGITEPVRATQRPKGAGLGFN
- the LOC109866714 gene encoding G patch domain-containing protein 2-like isoform X2, with the protein product MFREAHLKTIGKAGTSWHFSRAMDELVHDLVSALEESSEQAARGGFGDGGDHALAVGCLLKRQARKRRGRKRRSDNPHPPWETGHLSEGSESSLDEHKDYRTTTGGIASSNSHARDNSDSDEQLGPKRRTPLNPDTGRAKRPIWQEDLGGVPGAEGSRSLRRRRKVKRMAVDPPLEPVTSSSNTPMLGPPPVPKPQSGCRIPGVSVAEGRAGMELVGGGGGVGRGKSRVKKRKLAAHRLGLEATDEGVVVESEDAIMGQAGPKDKMEFEEQKGSDEDMSDSETSSVSNSSDGGLYTNDEGRQADDEQSDWFYEGDPGGACGVAGVIPWWEREAGEELDLADPVFNSILTGSFPIMSPRAQRGFQARLSWLHGGPQGHDSQGSPGQAFNERLGRHHQDPPHSHDLWFSPGSRREHGQMHWDSRTDRGHRRSCSVKTASRQTSGHLGSLCTGEVKRRRKAAPLGLPPPTGVVGESAGPIPETNMGNRMLQSMGWSPGMGLGPEGRGITEPVRATQRPKGAGLGFN